Proteins from one Triticum aestivum cultivar Chinese Spring chromosome 7A, IWGSC CS RefSeq v2.1, whole genome shotgun sequence genomic window:
- the LOC123147042 gene encoding uncharacterized protein isoform X1 has product MNWRHNMEPEFATIVLADHEYLTNISIQKQLVGNEIPYDITSCQMFFLPIPSEDGWIILMWDMLSRKLHVLDPLTRGGGPSDATKDKHELIAWKLHHALFQCLNEYYAGWPTQDGQWATKYPVVAEDNFDTQETGACVLHIARHYDGQKLKIPLTKVYNKGTRLWKSWPITMLKELSPPTNDILIIRIPPGSPTTPCHTSSNGLNSS; this is encoded by the exons ATGAACTGGAGGCACAATATGGAACCTGAATTTGCG ACCATTGTCCTTGCGGACCATGAATATTTGACGAACATCTCGATCCAGAAGCAGCTGGTTGGCAACGAGATCCCATATGACATAACCTCTTGCCAGATG TTCTTCTTGCCAATACCATCAGAGGATGGATGGATAATACTGATGTGGGACATGTTGTCAAGGAAGCTCCACGTGCTTGACCCTCTCACCAGAGGAGGAGGTCCGAGCGACGCAACAAAAGACAAGCACGAACTCATAGCTTGGAAGCTTCATCACGCTCTTTTCCAATGCTTGAACGAGTACTACGCTGGCTGGCCCACGCAAGACGGCCAGTGGGCGACCAAATACCCCGTTGTAGCTGAGGACAATTTCGATAC ACAAGAAACTGGCGCGTGCGTGCTCCACATCGCCCGACACTACGACGGCCAGAAGCTGAAGATCCCTCTAACCAAG GTCTACAACAAGGGAACACGACTATGGAAATCATGGCCAATCACTATGCTGAAGGAACTTTCCCCACCAACAAACGACATCCTCATTATCAG GATCCCACCAGGCTCGCCCACCACCCCATGCCACACATCATCTAATGGGTTGAACTCATCATAA
- the LOC123147042 gene encoding uncharacterized protein isoform X2 gives MNWRHNMEPEFATIVLADHEYLTNISIQKQLVGNEIPYDITSCQMFFLPIPSEDGWIILMWDMLSRKLHVLDPLTRGGGPSDATKDKHELIAWKLHHALFQCLNEYYAGWPTQDGQWATKYPVVAEDNFDTQETGACVLHIARHYDGQKLKIPLTKTAMAGLQQGNTTMEIMANHYAEGTFPTNKRHPHYQDPTRLAHHPMPHII, from the exons ATGAACTGGAGGCACAATATGGAACCTGAATTTGCG ACCATTGTCCTTGCGGACCATGAATATTTGACGAACATCTCGATCCAGAAGCAGCTGGTTGGCAACGAGATCCCATATGACATAACCTCTTGCCAGATG TTCTTCTTGCCAATACCATCAGAGGATGGATGGATAATACTGATGTGGGACATGTTGTCAAGGAAGCTCCACGTGCTTGACCCTCTCACCAGAGGAGGAGGTCCGAGCGACGCAACAAAAGACAAGCACGAACTCATAGCTTGGAAGCTTCATCACGCTCTTTTCCAATGCTTGAACGAGTACTACGCTGGCTGGCCCACGCAAGACGGCCAGTGGGCGACCAAATACCCCGTTGTAGCTGAGGACAATTTCGATAC ACAAGAAACTGGCGCGTGCGTGCTCCACATCGCCCGACACTACGACGGCCAGAAGCTGAAGATCCCTCTAACCAAG ACTGCAATGGCAGGTCTACAACAAGGGAACACGACTATGGAAATCATGGCCAATCACTATGCTGAAGGAACTTTCCCCACCAACAAACGACATCCTCATTATCAG GATCCCACCAGGCTCGCCCACCACCCCATGCCACACATCATCTAA
- the LOC123147042 gene encoding uncharacterized protein isoform X3, with protein MNWRHNMEPEFATIVLADHEYLTNISIQKQLVGNEIPYDITSCQMFFLPIPSEDGWIILMWDMLSRKLHVLDPLTRGGGPSDATKDKHELIAWKLHHALFQCLNEYYAGWPTQDGQWATKYPVVAEDNFDTQETGACVLHIARHYDGQKLKIPLTKYNVGKTKRQALHECVKLQGNSSKLAHEALWTVLAPTDSWLGSNQSG; from the exons ATGAACTGGAGGCACAATATGGAACCTGAATTTGCG ACCATTGTCCTTGCGGACCATGAATATTTGACGAACATCTCGATCCAGAAGCAGCTGGTTGGCAACGAGATCCCATATGACATAACCTCTTGCCAGATG TTCTTCTTGCCAATACCATCAGAGGATGGATGGATAATACTGATGTGGGACATGTTGTCAAGGAAGCTCCACGTGCTTGACCCTCTCACCAGAGGAGGAGGTCCGAGCGACGCAACAAAAGACAAGCACGAACTCATAGCTTGGAAGCTTCATCACGCTCTTTTCCAATGCTTGAACGAGTACTACGCTGGCTGGCCCACGCAAGACGGCCAGTGGGCGACCAAATACCCCGTTGTAGCTGAGGACAATTTCGATAC ACAAGAAACTGGCGCGTGCGTGCTCCACATCGCCCGACACTACGACGGCCAGAAGCTGAAGATCCCTCTAACCAAG TACAATGTCGGCAAAACGAAAAGGCAGGCCCTGCATGAGTGTGTCAAACTTCAGGGCAATTCGTCAAAGTTGGCGCATGAGGCTCTGTGGACGGTACTAGCACCCACCGACTCTTGGCTTGGGTCAAACCAGTCCGGTTAG
- the LOC123147045 gene encoding uncharacterized protein, whose amino-acid sequence MSSSSSSSLPVPADWLLPLMPCPLCGDEVVTAVARTGNNAGHRFYKCIRYDCRFFEFQRTYCRRMTQDQIVAARHQAGWHPAGHGFAVHHGNPPVQMVPAVIQPQAQQHAQPHLPPQIQAAMHQSPQAVNNMFAEAIMPAASAGAASGAQGLAAVVVLMATVNILLTVAVLMVVLAMYFA is encoded by the exons atgtcctcatcatcgtcctcctcTCTCCCCGTGCCAGCGGACTGGCTGCTCCCTCTGATGCCCTGCCCTCTGTGTGGCGACGAGGTTGTCACCGCCGTCGCTAGGACCGGCAACAACGCCGGTCATCGTTTCTACAAGTGCATCCGCTACGAT TGTCGTTTCTTCGAGTTCCAGCGCACATATTGCAGGAGGATGACTCAGGACCAGATTGTTGCTGCGCGGCATCAAGCCGGATGGCACCCGGCTGGGCATGGATTTGCAGTTCATCATGGCAACCCGCCTGTCCAGATGGTTCCAGCTGTCATACAACCCCAGGCGCAACAGCACGCCCAGCCGCATCTTCCGCCGCAGATCCAGGCTGCGATGCACCAGTCACCGCAGGCGGTCAACAATATGTTTGCTGAAGCCATCATGCCAGCTGCGTCGGCCGGGGCAGCATCTGGTGCACAAGGACTGGCCGCAGTTGTCGTGCTCATGGCTACTGTCAACATCTTGCTCACCGTTGCCGTCCTGATGGTCGTGCTTGCTATGTACTTTGCTTAA
- the LOC123148619 gene encoding probable fucosyltransferase 8 gives MGSEAMEAAGARDPPERRRGAVMAVLLAALPLLLLLFLFGDRAASIAADALARAQVKQQSPRNASSSPREPDRLLGGLLSPNFDEPACRSRYEGSRRWKPSPFPVSPYLVRKLRQYEANHRRCGPDTSRYREAMAQLRSGRNGDRGECRYVVWLPVQGLGNRMLSLVSTFLYALLTARVLLVHEPPEMEGLFCEPFPGTSWLLPASFPYKDVRFGSESKESYVTMLQNNVVRYDGGNASSALPAYVYLHLENMNLRLQSHTFCEEDHRALDGFNWMVLRSDSYFAVALFLVPTYSDELERMFPSKGSVFHHLGRYLLHPGNPAWGIAQRFFDGYLAGADQRLGVQVRIVWHHPVPFDVMFDQILRCTREHRLLPQLTGSEPPAIVRPSSNTTATSKANKVKAVLVVSLKPEYYDKLHGMYYNNATASGELVTVYQPSHDQDQHTEARAHNERALAEIFLLSYCDEMVTTSWSTFGYVAHALAGLRPRLLAPLDLSKMRSDVACVRPASIEPCLHSPPSLVCRRKQDLDPVAHVPFLRHCEDVDFGLKLVD, from the exons ATGGGTTCCGAGGCGATGGAAGCTGCGGGAGCGCGAGATCCACCGGAGCGTCGCCGGGGCGCCGTCATGGCCGTCCTCCTCGCCGCGCTGCCGCTGCTGCTCCTGCTCTTCCTCTTCGGCGACCGGGCCgcctccatcgccgccgacgccctgGCCAGGGCGCAGGTGAAACAGCAGA GTCCACGTAACGCCTCCTCGTCGCCCCGGGAACCGGACCGGCTCCTCGGCGGCCTCCTCTCGCCGAACTTCGACGAGCCGGCGTGCCGCAGCCGCTACGAGGGCTCCCGCCGATGGAAGCCGTCGCCGTTCCCGGTCTCGCCTTATCTGGTCCGGAAGCTGAGGCAGTACGAGGCCAACCACCGCCGGTGCGGGCCGGACACGTCGCGGTACCGCGAGGCCATGGCGCAGCTCCGGTCCGGCCGCAACGGCGACCGCGGCGAGTGCAGGTACGTGGTGTGGCTGCCCGTCCAGGGCCTCGGCAACCGGATGCTCAGCCTCGTCTCCACCTTCCTCTACGCGCTGCTCACCGCCCGCGTCCTCCTCGTCCACGAGCCACCGGAGATGGAGGGCCTCTTCTGCGAGCCCTTCCCGGggacctcctggctgctgcccgcCAGCTTCCCCTACAAGGACGTCCGCTTCGGGTCGGAATCCAAGGAGAGCTACGTGACCATGCTCCAGAACAACGTCGTCCGCTACGACGGCGGCAATGCCTCCAGCGCGCTCCCGGCGTACGTGTACCTCCACCTGGAGAACATGAACCTCCGGCTCCAGAGCCACACCTTCTGCGAGGAGGACCACCGCGCGCTCGACGGCTTCAACTGGATGGTGCTCCGCTCCGACAGCTACTTCGCCGTGGCGCTCTTCCTCGTGCCCACGTACAGCGACGAGCTGGAGCGCATGTTCCCATCCAAGGGGTCCGTGTTCCACCACCTCGGCAGGTACCTCCTCCACCCGGGGAACCCGGCGTGGGGGATCGCGCAGAGGTTCTTCGACGGCTACCTCGCCGGCGCCGACCAGCGCCTCGGGGTGCAGGTGCGGATCGTCTGGCACCACCCCGTCCCGTTCGACGTCATGTTCGACCAGATCCTCCGGTGCACGCGGGAGCACCGTCTCCTGCCGCAGCTCACCGGCAGCGAACCCCCTGCCATCGTCCGGCCGTCGTCGAACACCACGGCGACGTCCAAGGCGAATAAGGTGAAGGCCGTGCTGGTGGTGTCGTTGAAGCCCGAGTACTACGACAAGCTCCACGGCATGTACTACAACAACGCCACCGCCTCCGGCGAGCTCGTCACCGTGTACCAGCCGAGCCACGACCAGGACCAGCACACGGAGGCGCGCGCGCACAACGAGCGCGCCCTCGCCGAGATCTTCCTGCTCAGCTACTGCGACGAGATGGTCACCACGTCGTGGTCGACCTTCGGGTACGTGGCGCACGCGCTGGCCGGCCTGCGCCCAAGGCTGCTGGCCCCGCTGGACTTGAGCAAGATGAGGTCCGACGTGGCGTGCGTCAGGCCCGCGTCCATCGAGCCGTGCCTGCACTCGCCGCCGTCGCTCGTCTGCCGGCGCAAGCAGGATCTTGACCCCGTGGCCCATGTGCCCTTCCTGCGCCATTGCGAAGATGTGGATTTCGGTCTCAAGCTCGTCGACTGA
- the LOC123148620 gene encoding galactose mutarotase — protein sequence MEQLLGAQQHSHSSLSPRTPPTRPHLQHAASNRFRDHHQPQPHAGLKILRITPPFFLLLLAAVYLLASVTILSAPAPLLRAPRKPDRLVVPTPAPVPPSRPPSPELLELDNGRVRARISNVGAAVTSLLVPDKNGVLADVVLGFDSLDPYLNGTSPYFGCIVGRVANRIKDGKFTLNGVQYSLGINNPPNTLHGGFKGFDKVIWEVAEYNKGKTPSITLKYYSKDGEEGFPGDVSVTARYSLPSSMELKLEMEATPLNKATPVSLAQHTYWNLAGHDSGDVLAHSIQIRGSQITPVDQISIPTGEFMQVSGTPFDFLSEAEIGERIGQVPGGYDHNYVLDDSREVKSGLRHVAKVTDPSSFRVLNIWGDAPGVQFYTGNFLAGIVGKGGAVYGKHAGLCLETQGFPNAVNQPNFPSVIVRPGEKYMHTMLFEFSTK from the exons ATGGAGCAGCTGCTGGGAGCTCAGCAGCACTCCCACTCCTCCCTGTCCCCGAGGACCCCGCCGACCCGGCCGCACCTCCAGCACGCCGCCTCCAACCGGTTCCGGGATCACCACCAGCCCCAGCCCCACGCCGGGCTCAAGATCCTCCGCATCACcccgcccttcttcctcctcctgctcGCCGCCGTCTACCTCCTCGCCTCCGTCACCATCCTCTCCGCGCCGGCGCCCCTGCTCCGCGCCCCCAGGAAGCCCGACAGGCTCGTCGTCCCCACGCCCGCGCCGGTGCCCCCCTCGCGGCCGCCCTCCCCGGAGCTGCTCGAGCTCGACAACGGCAGGGTTCGCGCCAGGATCAGCAATGTCGGCGCCGCCGTCACCTCGCTGCTTGTCCCGGACAAGAACG GGGTTCTTGCTGATGTGGTGCTTGGATTCGACTCCCTGGATCCGTACCTG AATGGCACCTCGCCTTACTTTGGCTGCATTGTTGGGCGAGTTGCAAATAGAATCAAGGATGGAAAGTTTACTTTAAATGGCGTGCAATATAGTTTGGGCATCAACAACCCACCTAACACTCTTCATG GTGGATTTAAAGGGTTTGATAAAGTCATATGGGAAGTCGCTGAATATAACAAAGGGAAGACCCCATCAATCACCTTAAAATATTATAGTAAAGATGGAGAGGAAG GTTTCCCAGGTGATGTTTCTGTTACTGCCAGATATTCTCTTCCATCAAGCATGGAGTTGAAGCTAGAGATGGAGGCTACACCTTTGAACAAGGCCACACCTGTCAGTTTAGCACAACACACCTACTGGAACCTGGCAGGCCACGACTCTGGAGATGTGCTTGCACATTCTATCCAGATACGGGGATCTCAGATAACTCCAGTAGATCAAATTTCAATACCCACAGGCGAGTTTATGCAAGTGAGTGGCACgccatttgattttctgtctgagGCTGAGATTGGCGAAAGGATCGGCCAAGTCCCTGGTGGTTATGATCACAACTATGTGCTTGATGATTCTCGCGAAGTGAAGTCAGGCTTGCGGCATGTGGCTAAGGTGACAGATCCGTCAAGCTTTAGGGTCCTAAACATTTGGGGGGATGCTCCTGGAGTGCAATTCTACACTGGTAATTTCCTTGCTGGCATTGTGGGGAAAGGAGGTGCAGTCTATGGGAAGCACGCAGGTCTCTGCCTTGAGACGCAAGGTTTCCCAAATGCGGTCAACCAACCTAATTTTCCATCAGTGATCGTTCGTCCTGGTGAGAAGTACATGCATACAATGCTGTTTGAGTTCTCTACCAAGTGA